In Natronococcus occultus SP4, the following proteins share a genomic window:
- a CDS encoding dipeptidase gives MPHNRYNGYEAYQYLDEDDDYKTFSLPDELHNGEPYQVPLDEDEEVRAQQLGEECTIVSFHEHPFYFPLETDEIAEYFNEGRVHTSYEGLAESNLDAVFDHLINDYGTVRSPNGWQWDDTIYDLGHRLCDLAHQDCVIRCESVDDIRYAHEEDLVSLVPAVEGAGMIENELDRIDILYGLGIRMMGLAFDYSNYVASGILENDSEKDGGLTAFGEEAIKRMNKVGMAIDLCHSTDQTALDVCAVSDKPVFFNHAGARELWSTNRMKSDECMKAVADTGGVIGITAAPPNITSSKRDDHTIDAIMDHFEYIVDLVGIEHVAFGPDLLYGDDDSVYPAYFPDKEGDRKVETIYNSPKEGHGFSTVSDMGAPKGMENPTEAWENIVRWLVKNGYSDEEIEMVLGENILTALEKVW, from the coding sequence ATGCCTCACAACAGGTATAATGGATACGAGGCGTACCAGTACTTGGACGAGGACGACGATTACAAAACGTTCTCGCTGCCGGACGAACTTCACAACGGCGAACCATACCAGGTGCCGCTGGACGAGGACGAAGAAGTACGCGCACAACAGCTCGGTGAGGAGTGTACTATCGTCTCGTTCCACGAACATCCGTTCTACTTCCCGCTAGAGACGGACGAAATTGCTGAGTACTTCAACGAAGGTCGGGTCCACACCAGCTATGAGGGGCTGGCCGAATCGAACCTCGACGCCGTTTTCGATCACCTCATAAACGATTACGGAACGGTTCGATCGCCGAACGGCTGGCAGTGGGACGATACGATCTACGACCTGGGGCATCGACTCTGTGATCTCGCTCATCAGGACTGCGTCATCCGCTGTGAATCTGTCGACGACATCCGGTACGCACACGAAGAGGACTTAGTATCGCTGGTTCCAGCTGTCGAAGGCGCTGGAATGATCGAGAACGAGCTAGACCGTATCGATATCCTCTACGGGCTCGGAATCCGGATGATGGGGTTGGCGTTCGACTACTCCAACTATGTCGCGTCAGGGATTCTCGAGAACGACTCGGAGAAGGATGGCGGACTCACTGCCTTCGGGGAAGAAGCGATCAAGCGCATGAACAAGGTCGGTATGGCTATCGACCTTTGTCACTCCACCGATCAGACTGCACTCGACGTCTGTGCGGTTAGCGACAAGCCGGTTTTCTTCAACCACGCCGGTGCACGAGAATTGTGGTCCACCAACCGGATGAAGTCCGACGAGTGTATGAAAGCAGTTGCAGACACTGGTGGGGTAATCGGAATCACGGCGGCTCCTCCGAACATAACCTCGAGCAAGCGTGACGACCATACGATCGACGCGATTATGGATCACTTCGAATACATTGTCGATCTGGTCGGAATCGAGCACGTCGCGTTCGGTCCGGATCTGCTGTACGGTGACGACGACAGCGTGTATCCGGCCTACTTCCCCGACAAGGAGGGTGATAGGAAGGTAGAGACCATCTACAACTCGCCGAAAGAGGGACACGGCTTCAGTACGGTAAGCGATATGGGCGCTCCGAAAGGCATGGAGAACCCCACTGAGGCGTGGGAAAACATCGTTCGGTGGCTAGTCAAGAACGGGTACAGTGACGAGGAAATCGAGATGGTGCTGGGAGAGAATATCCTGACCGCATTAGAAAAAGTCTGGTAA
- a CDS encoding creatininase, whose product MAHSLSSVRMGEMTWKEYEQNVTDVPIFIPVGSTEQHGPGLPMNVDSVIPTEFSELAADRVNGIVAPTVNYGAKSQPGSGGGSEFVGTTSVHGSTLSQQIRDITADFERDGAQKIVIFNGHYENEYPIREAIDKRIENGTESEFIIASWWDLLSPSLRDDIFQDIPGGFPGWAKEHAGVVETSLMLYFRPDLVDEDRVPDDSATRDPPYIIKPAPADTITDSGVFCKASYGTAEIGEKIVDDVLETLAQGIHDEWSLDN is encoded by the coding sequence ATGGCACATAGCCTGTCATCCGTTCGCATGGGAGAGATGACGTGGAAAGAGTACGAGCAAAATGTAACTGATGTACCCATATTTATTCCAGTCGGTAGTACGGAGCAACATGGTCCTGGACTTCCGATGAACGTCGATTCAGTGATTCCAACCGAGTTCTCTGAACTGGCTGCTGATCGGGTCAATGGTATCGTTGCTCCCACCGTAAACTACGGAGCAAAATCTCAGCCCGGTAGTGGAGGGGGTTCAGAATTCGTTGGTACTACCAGTGTCCATGGAAGTACCTTGAGCCAGCAAATTCGGGATATTACCGCTGATTTTGAGCGGGATGGTGCGCAGAAAATCGTCATATTCAACGGGCACTACGAGAACGAATATCCGATCAGAGAAGCAATTGATAAACGGATCGAAAATGGGACCGAATCAGAGTTTATCATCGCCAGCTGGTGGGACTTGCTATCCCCATCGCTCCGCGATGATATTTTCCAAGATATTCCTGGTGGGTTTCCCGGATGGGCCAAGGAACATGCTGGTGTCGTTGAAACGTCGTTGATGCTGTATTTCCGTCCAGATCTAGTCGATGAGGATCGCGTACCCGATGACTCGGCTACCCGAGATCCACCATACATTATTAAACCCGCACCAGCGGATACGATCACTGACTCCGGTGTGTTCTGTAAGGCGTCGTATGGCACCGCAGAAATCGGAGAGAAGATCGTCGATGATGTTCTTGAGACACTAGCTCAGGGAATTCACGACGAATGGAGTTTAGATAATTAA
- a CDS encoding amidohydrolase, translating to MVSDSSAPDERHLIELRREFHRYPEPAWREFRTTARIVEELERIGVDEIHVGPDAIEPTARLGVPDEDERSQWFDRAQSRTDRSDVLEALEGGNTGAVAVVNRGEGPTVGLRVDIDALPIEESTDGSHPPAREGFRSEIDGTMHACGHDAHITFGLGTLETVLESDFSGTFKVFFQPAEEVLGGGKPMAAGPHVEDVDALLGVHIGLGHPTGEVVAGVDEALAFSKLHVEFEGESAHAGLAPNQGRNAVQALVAAAGNMYAIPRHGEGNTRVNLGNLRSDNASNVVADRASADAEVRGETTAQMEYMRESAVRVLNSAAEMHDCTVETSLVGQAPREDGDEDVVDLVAAIADGSEAVSSTVRRGSLGASEDFTHLLQAVKAGGGTGAFVGIGTDHPTGHHTSTFDVDEESLSIGVDVLSRAVLELLE from the coding sequence ATGGTATCAGACAGTTCGGCCCCGGACGAGCGCCATCTCATCGAGCTTCGCCGCGAGTTCCACCGCTACCCGGAGCCCGCCTGGCGCGAGTTCCGGACCACCGCGCGGATCGTCGAAGAGCTCGAACGGATCGGCGTCGACGAGATCCACGTCGGTCCCGACGCGATCGAGCCGACGGCGCGGCTGGGCGTTCCCGACGAGGACGAACGCTCACAGTGGTTCGATCGGGCGCAGTCACGGACGGATCGGTCGGACGTCCTCGAGGCCCTCGAGGGCGGTAACACGGGCGCGGTCGCGGTCGTCAACCGCGGCGAGGGGCCGACCGTCGGGCTGCGGGTCGACATCGACGCGCTGCCGATCGAGGAGTCGACCGACGGGAGCCACCCGCCCGCGCGGGAGGGGTTCCGGTCGGAGATCGACGGCACGATGCACGCCTGCGGCCACGACGCCCACATCACCTTCGGCCTCGGCACGCTCGAGACCGTCCTCGAGAGCGACTTTTCGGGGACGTTCAAGGTCTTTTTCCAGCCGGCCGAGGAGGTGCTGGGCGGCGGGAAGCCGATGGCGGCTGGACCCCACGTTGAGGACGTCGACGCCCTGCTCGGGGTCCACATCGGGCTGGGACATCCGACGGGCGAAGTCGTGGCGGGGGTCGACGAGGCCCTTGCCTTTAGCAAGCTTCACGTCGAGTTCGAGGGCGAGTCCGCCCACGCGGGCCTGGCGCCAAACCAGGGACGCAACGCGGTCCAGGCGCTGGTCGCGGCGGCGGGCAACATGTACGCCATCCCGCGACATGGCGAGGGGAACACGCGCGTGAACCTCGGGAACCTCCGCTCCGACAACGCCTCGAACGTGGTCGCGGACCGGGCGTCGGCCGACGCCGAAGTTCGCGGCGAGACGACGGCCCAGATGGAGTACATGCGCGAGTCGGCCGTCCGCGTCCTCAACTCCGCCGCGGAGATGCACGACTGTACCGTCGAGACGTCGCTCGTGGGCCAGGCGCCCCGGGAGGACGGCGACGAGGACGTCGTCGACCTCGTCGCGGCGATCGCCGACGGCAGCGAGGCGGTCTCCTCGACCGTTCGCCGGGGGAGTCTGGGGGCGAGCGAGGACTTCACCCACCTCCTGCAGGCGGTCAAGGCCGGCGGGGGCACCGGAGCGTTCGTCGGGATCGGCACGGACCATCCGACCGGCCACCACACCTCGACGTTCGACGTCGACGAGGAGAGCCTCTCCATCGGAGTCGACGTCCTCTCGCGGGCGGTGCTGGAGCTACTGGAGTAG
- a CDS encoding universal stress protein: MVIVAAVDKSDRAAVVAEESEKLAEKFSDTIHVVHAAKRSTVIDSAFSDDSDVDPSDRPDSRLREEAKKPAEEVANSISVQHEVIGLVGEPAQKIVEYADKKDARYIVVSPRKQSRTGKVLFGSTAQSILLNSTCPVVSSIKPRY; the protein is encoded by the coding sequence ATGGTCATCGTGGCAGCAGTTGACAAATCTGACCGAGCAGCAGTCGTCGCTGAGGAATCAGAAAAGCTTGCTGAAAAATTCAGTGATACTATCCATGTTGTCCACGCAGCAAAACGATCAACGGTCATCGATTCTGCCTTTTCTGATGACTCTGATGTAGATCCCTCAGATCGGCCGGATTCAAGATTGCGTGAAGAAGCAAAAAAACCTGCTGAAGAGGTTGCCAATAGCATCTCAGTTCAGCACGAAGTCATCGGGCTAGTTGGAGAACCAGCCCAAAAAATAGTCGAATATGCCGATAAAAAAGATGCACGATATATCGTAGTTAGTCCACGGAAGCAGTCCCGAACTGGTAAAGTTCTATTCGGGAGTACCGCTCAGTCTATTTTACTCAACTCAACATGTCCTGTTGTGAGTTCTATCAAACCACGCTATTAG
- the ilvA gene encoding threonine ammonia-lyase encodes MKKQKDVHVRYEEIQHADDRLSDETVVKHTPVERSTSLSEMSGGEVFLKMEHLQWTGSFKTRGAYNKISQAVAAGTDNFVAASAGNHAQGVALAATKCGADSTIVMPETAPQAKIDATRSYGSTVELVGQDFQDAMSYAQTQAEGDSTEFVHAYDDPHIVAGQGTLGIEIYEDCPNLDTVVVPIGGGGLISGVATALNRLSPETRVVGVQAEGAATVHESLDKGMPVTLDEVSTIADGIATGGISELTLETVETHVDEIVTVSDTQIARAVLLLLERAKQVVEGAGAAPVAAILSDELDVDGETVVPVLSGGNLDMTMIRTVLSHALTDRRQILRLQVKINDAPGKMEEISGIVADHGANIHDVQHDRVVPGLNVGEAYLEFQIETSGAEHADAIIRAIKSSGYTVEEVDRTSDEGI; translated from the coding sequence ATGAAAAAACAAAAAGACGTTCACGTACGATACGAGGAAATCCAGCACGCGGACGACCGATTGAGCGACGAGACTGTTGTCAAACACACTCCCGTCGAAAGAAGCACGTCGCTTAGCGAGATGTCCGGTGGCGAGGTGTTTCTGAAAATGGAACATCTGCAGTGGACAGGCTCGTTCAAAACCCGGGGAGCATACAACAAAATCTCCCAGGCTGTCGCTGCTGGTACTGATAACTTCGTTGCTGCAAGTGCTGGGAACCACGCTCAAGGTGTCGCACTCGCTGCCACGAAATGTGGAGCGGACTCGACTATCGTGATGCCGGAGACGGCACCACAGGCGAAGATAGACGCCACTCGCAGCTACGGGAGCACCGTCGAACTTGTCGGTCAGGATTTTCAGGACGCGATGTCTTACGCACAGACACAGGCGGAAGGTGACAGTACAGAATTCGTGCACGCTTACGACGATCCACATATCGTTGCGGGACAGGGTACGCTCGGGATCGAGATCTACGAGGACTGTCCAAACCTCGACACCGTCGTCGTTCCTATCGGCGGTGGCGGACTCATAAGTGGTGTTGCGACCGCCCTGAATCGACTCTCACCGGAAACACGAGTCGTGGGTGTACAGGCGGAAGGCGCTGCAACGGTTCATGAAAGTCTAGATAAGGGGATGCCGGTTACCCTTGACGAAGTGAGCACGATCGCAGACGGGATCGCGACTGGCGGTATCTCGGAACTGACACTGGAAACTGTCGAAACCCATGTCGACGAAATCGTGACCGTTTCTGACACGCAGATTGCGCGCGCTGTTCTACTCCTGTTAGAGCGTGCTAAACAGGTGGTCGAGGGTGCCGGTGCTGCGCCCGTTGCAGCGATTTTGAGTGATGAGTTAGACGTGGATGGAGAGACTGTTGTTCCGGTTCTCAGTGGAGGGAATCTCGATATGACCATGATTCGGACCGTTCTATCGCATGCGCTCACCGATAGAAGACAAATTCTTCGGCTACAGGTCAAGATCAACGACGCACCCGGGAAGATGGAAGAGATATCCGGCATCGTTGCAGACCATGGGGCTAACATCCATGACGTACAGCACGATCGAGTCGTACCCGGTCTGAACGTCGGAGAAGCGTATCTCGAGTTTCAAATCGAAACGAGCGGTGCGGAACACGCGGACGCGATCATCCGAGCAATCAAATCCAGTGGCTACACGGTCGAAGAGGTCGACAGAACCTCCGACGAAGGGATCTAA
- a CDS encoding Zn-dependent hydrolase codes for MEFSLNEERFVETMQAQAEIGGTANGGLHRLALSDEDAAVRNWFYERMDRAGLEIRIDEFGNMFGRREGKRDAEPVLIGSHLDSQPYGGIYDGALGTIAALEFVRELDDRGIETERPVEIVNWTNEEGSRFQPTLQGSGVWAGALDIEEQYAATDEDGTPVEAELERIGYKGDHPAEPAADYDSYLELHIEQGPFLEANGKDVGVVTGIVGLTWGEFTFYGEANHSGATPMHHREDAMVAAADLVTQVRRIPGQLGERTVGTVGSVDVEPDSINVIPEEVSVTYGFRDPDAETLREAERRVRREAAAAAEREDVAVEHENRADATPVAFDDRCVTAVQRAADDRGYDSMEVFSGGVHDATHAAEVCDTGMVFAVSEGGKSHTEAEYTDWDDCYSAGDTLAGAALALADDGL; via the coding sequence ATGGAATTCAGCCTCAACGAGGAGCGGTTCGTCGAGACGATGCAGGCACAGGCCGAAATCGGCGGGACGGCAAACGGCGGGCTCCACCGACTGGCGCTCTCCGACGAGGACGCGGCGGTGCGTAACTGGTTCTACGAGCGGATGGATCGGGCGGGACTGGAGATCCGGATCGACGAGTTCGGCAATATGTTCGGCCGACGGGAGGGGAAACGCGACGCCGAACCGGTACTGATCGGCTCCCATCTGGACTCCCAGCCGTACGGCGGGATCTACGACGGGGCCCTGGGAACGATCGCGGCCCTGGAGTTCGTCCGGGAGCTCGACGACCGGGGGATCGAGACCGAGCGCCCCGTCGAGATCGTCAACTGGACCAACGAGGAGGGGTCGCGGTTCCAGCCGACCCTGCAGGGAAGCGGCGTCTGGGCCGGCGCGCTCGACATCGAAGAACAGTACGCCGCGACCGACGAGGACGGGACGCCCGTCGAGGCGGAGCTCGAACGGATCGGCTACAAGGGCGACCACCCCGCGGAGCCGGCCGCCGACTACGACTCCTACCTCGAGTTGCACATCGAGCAGGGGCCGTTCCTGGAGGCCAACGGGAAAGACGTCGGCGTCGTGACGGGGATCGTCGGCCTGACGTGGGGCGAGTTCACGTTCTACGGCGAGGCCAACCACTCGGGGGCGACCCCGATGCACCACCGCGAGGACGCGATGGTCGCGGCGGCGGATCTGGTCACGCAGGTCAGGCGCATTCCCGGGCAGCTCGGCGAGCGGACGGTCGGCACCGTCGGCTCCGTCGACGTCGAGCCGGACTCGATCAACGTGATCCCGGAGGAGGTCTCGGTCACGTACGGCTTTCGCGATCCGGACGCCGAGACGCTCCGGGAGGCCGAACGGCGCGTGCGTCGGGAGGCGGCAGCCGCTGCCGAGCGCGAGGACGTCGCCGTCGAGCACGAGAACCGCGCCGACGCGACCCCGGTTGCCTTCGACGATCGGTGCGTGACTGCCGTCCAGCGGGCAGCCGACGACCGCGGGTACGACTCCATGGAGGTGTTCAGCGGGGGCGTCCACGACGCGACCCACGCCGCCGAAGTCTGCGATACGGGGATGGTGTTTGCCGTCAGCGAGGGCGGCAAGAGCCACACCGAAGCGGAGTACACCGACTGGGACGACTGCTACAGCGCCGGGGACACGCTCGCGGGGGCGGCGCTTGCGCTGGCCGACGACGGCCTGTAG
- a CDS encoding helix-turn-helix domain-containing protein, with the protein MKHQTLALAPTIEKVEGLDVEILPEVTTDPQSDAFPYVFRTADGDELESILQSDYTIKRYKQIDEYEDASLYYIRHSSDVHLISPVVTDVDGLILQAKTKDNGWIVRVQLPGRSELHSIWKYARKNDIEINFLNIQREDGFEANETHTLTEEQKEALVVAYNQGYFSQPRESSLEEIADEVGITSPAMGGRLKRGIRNLIADSLPGEVER; encoded by the coding sequence ATGAAACATCAGACGCTCGCACTGGCACCGACAATCGAGAAGGTCGAGGGATTAGACGTCGAGATATTGCCGGAGGTGACGACCGATCCCCAATCGGACGCTTTTCCGTACGTGTTTCGTACGGCAGATGGAGACGAATTGGAGAGCATACTACAGTCGGACTACACGATAAAACGGTACAAGCAGATCGATGAGTACGAGGACGCCAGCCTCTACTATATCAGACACTCGTCCGATGTCCATCTCATCAGTCCCGTAGTAACCGACGTCGATGGGTTGATTCTTCAAGCGAAAACGAAGGACAACGGATGGATCGTTCGGGTACAACTGCCGGGTCGAAGTGAGCTCCACTCGATATGGAAGTATGCCCGCAAGAACGATATTGAAATCAATTTTTTGAATATACAGCGCGAGGACGGATTCGAGGCCAACGAGACACATACTCTAACCGAAGAGCAAAAAGAGGCGCTCGTTGTAGCGTACAACCAGGGGTACTTCAGTCAACCCAGGGAGTCCTCGCTCGAGGAGATCGCCGATGAAGTCGGAATCACGTCACCAGCGATGGGAGGTCGGCTGAAAAGGGGAATTCGGAATCTGATTGCGGATTCGCTACCAGGGGAGGTAGAGCGCTAA
- a CDS encoding serine hydroxymethyltransferase: MVFEQSLEQIDPDTSQAIDSERNRQESTLGMIASENHVSNAVLEAQGSLLTNKYAEGYPGNRYYGGCEHVDTVERLAIERAKKLFGADHINVQPHSGTQANMGVYFSVLEPGDRILSLSLSHGGHLSHGHTVNFSGQLYNVEQYEVDPETGYIDYTELENQAREFDPDLIVSGSSAYPRTFQYDRLAEIANTVNAYHLADIAHITGLIAADVHPSPVGDADFVTGSTHKTIRAGRGGIIMCQQEHADDVDSAVFPGSQGGPLMHNIAGKAAGFAEALTDDFEAYANQTVANAKALAEVFTERGLSLVSDGTDKHLLLVDLRESHPEITGKEAESLLSEVGIVVNKNTVPGETRSPMVTSGIRIGTPALTTRGFKEPEMQTIAGLIVDVLDSEGSRNVQTEVAETVEQLCEEFPIYD; this comes from the coding sequence ATGGTGTTCGAGCAGTCCCTAGAGCAGATAGATCCGGATACCTCCCAAGCGATCGACTCCGAGCGTAACCGCCAGGAGTCAACCCTCGGAATGATCGCGTCAGAAAATCACGTTTCTAACGCTGTCCTCGAAGCACAGGGGAGTCTCTTAACGAACAAATACGCTGAAGGGTATCCCGGAAACCGATACTACGGTGGATGTGAGCACGTGGATACTGTCGAGCGTCTCGCTATCGAGCGAGCAAAGAAACTATTCGGTGCGGACCACATCAACGTACAGCCACACAGTGGTACGCAGGCGAATATGGGAGTATACTTTTCCGTTCTCGAACCGGGTGACAGAATCCTCTCGTTGTCGCTCTCTCACGGTGGCCACCTCTCTCATGGTCACACCGTCAACTTCTCCGGCCAGCTTTATAACGTCGAACAGTATGAAGTCGATCCGGAGACGGGGTACATCGACTACACCGAGCTCGAAAACCAGGCGCGCGAATTCGATCCCGATCTCATCGTTAGCGGATCCTCTGCCTATCCTCGAACGTTCCAATACGACCGACTTGCGGAGATCGCCAACACGGTAAACGCGTACCATCTTGCGGATATCGCTCATATAACGGGTCTTATCGCAGCGGACGTGCATCCCTCACCGGTCGGAGATGCAGACTTTGTCACTGGTAGTACACACAAGACGATCCGAGCAGGTCGCGGTGGAATCATTATGTGCCAACAGGAACACGCGGACGATGTCGATTCCGCAGTGTTTCCGGGCTCACAAGGTGGACCGCTTATGCACAATATTGCCGGCAAGGCTGCTGGATTTGCAGAAGCACTAACGGACGACTTTGAAGCGTACGCCAACCAAACGGTAGCGAACGCAAAAGCGTTAGCTGAGGTGTTTACCGAGCGCGGGCTCTCGTTAGTCAGCGATGGAACCGACAAACATCTTCTGCTCGTCGATCTTCGCGAATCCCATCCGGAAATCACTGGAAAGGAAGCTGAGTCACTACTTTCTGAAGTGGGCATTGTAGTCAACAAAAACACTGTGCCGGGGGAGACGAGATCCCCGATGGTGACGAGCGGAATTCGCATTGGAACCCCCGCTCTTACGACCCGTGGATTCAAAGAGCCAGAAATGCAGACTATTGCTGGACTTATTGTAGACGTGCTTGACAGCGAAGGAAGCCGGAACGTTCAAACGGAAGTCGCCGAAACGGTCGAGCAGCTTTGCGAAGAGTTCCCGATATACGATTAG
- a CDS encoding BCCT family transporter encodes MSEKDNQGPVKRFTSELDYIIFGVGFAITALAVVGFALREEQASAVMESINSFLWTELSWLYLLIMFIVVVFVAFLTIGPWGKIKLGREDEDPEFSYLAYFVMLYSAGTAAGVVFWGPAEAIFHYETPSPLVGAEPMSREAAVGAIQYSYFHWGLSAWSAYVVTAIPIAYFAYRYDAPMRISTIITPWVGIDRLNSFWAKIIDIIAVFATIGGVATTLGLVGSQFLVGLDYVAGVELGDEGTVILITGLTVAFTLSVATGIKKGIRRISYFNMGLFAVLTGVAFIAGPTMYILATGTEALGNYLNQFVTMSLYTNAGGDPGWVGNWTIFFWAWWFSWAPFVGLFIARISRGRTVRQVTITGVIASTGVTIPWYATMGGSAIFLQDTDRADILGVINQYGGEEAAAGYPLFEALPLGGLLTAMFLVLVTTFFITSADSSTLALGMLTTGGNETPSTINRVIWGGLIGLLASVLMVVGGVEALQAAAIITGGPFSIVLLIAIGSMALMFNKHHAILTNKEEDVPSIDEIPSNDD; translated from the coding sequence ATGAGTGAAAAAGACAACCAAGGTCCGGTAAAGAGATTCACAAGTGAGTTAGATTACATCATATTTGGCGTCGGATTTGCTATTACTGCGCTTGCTGTCGTCGGGTTTGCTCTGCGGGAAGAACAAGCTTCTGCAGTAATGGAAAGCATCAATTCGTTCCTGTGGACAGAGCTCAGCTGGTTATATCTACTTATTATGTTTATCGTAGTCGTCTTCGTAGCGTTTTTGACTATCGGACCTTGGGGGAAAATTAAGCTCGGGAGAGAGGACGAAGATCCTGAATTTAGCTACCTCGCATACTTCGTTATGTTATACTCGGCAGGAACCGCAGCAGGGGTTGTCTTTTGGGGACCCGCTGAAGCGATTTTTCATTATGAGACGCCTTCACCACTGGTTGGTGCAGAACCAATGAGTAGGGAAGCTGCAGTGGGAGCAATACAGTACTCGTATTTTCACTGGGGACTCTCAGCATGGTCGGCATACGTCGTCACAGCGATTCCGATCGCTTACTTCGCATATCGGTATGACGCACCAATGCGGATCTCAACGATAATCACACCGTGGGTAGGTATCGATCGTCTCAACAGCTTCTGGGCGAAGATCATAGATATCATTGCCGTGTTCGCGACTATTGGTGGTGTAGCCACCACACTTGGACTAGTTGGGAGCCAGTTCCTGGTTGGACTTGATTATGTAGCCGGTGTTGAGTTAGGTGACGAAGGTACCGTAATCCTCATTACTGGTTTAACGGTCGCGTTTACATTATCTGTTGCCACGGGTATCAAAAAAGGAATTAGGCGGATATCATACTTTAATATGGGACTGTTTGCGGTGTTGACGGGTGTTGCCTTCATTGCAGGTCCAACGATGTATATTCTAGCGACAGGTACTGAAGCACTAGGAAACTACCTTAATCAGTTCGTTACCATGAGTCTCTACACGAATGCTGGTGGTGATCCGGGCTGGGTCGGGAACTGGACGATATTCTTTTGGGCGTGGTGGTTTTCCTGGGCACCGTTTGTCGGGCTATTTATTGCCCGTATTTCTCGTGGCCGTACAGTCCGACAAGTTACAATAACTGGTGTGATCGCCTCTACGGGAGTCACAATACCCTGGTATGCTACAATGGGAGGATCAGCCATCTTTCTGCAAGATACTGATCGCGCCGATATTCTTGGCGTAATTAATCAATATGGTGGAGAAGAGGCTGCAGCCGGCTATCCTCTCTTCGAAGCACTTCCACTCGGTGGCCTCTTAACAGCAATGTTTCTCGTACTAGTTACAACGTTCTTTATCACATCAGCAGACTCTTCGACGCTGGCGCTCGGTATGTTAACAACAGGTGGTAACGAAACGCCATCGACGATCAATCGTGTTATCTGGGGAGGTCTTATTGGACTACTTGCATCGGTTCTTATGGTTGTCGGTGGTGTTGAAGCCCTGCAAGCGGCAGCAATCATCACTGGTGGACCGTTCAGCATCGTCCTGCTAATCGCAATCGGATCGATGGCCTTGATGTTCAACAAACATCACGCCATCCTCACAAACAAAGAGGAAGATGTCCCATCAATTGATGAGATACCCAGTAACGACGATTAA
- a CDS encoding Rid family detoxifying hydrolase → MKRVISTDKAPAAIGAYSQAVKTEELIFTSGQLPITADGELLDDASVTEQTDQCLKNVQAILEEEGKAMENVVKTTVFLSDIDDFDEFNETYSEFFADEPPARSAIEVGRVPKGAAIEIEAIAVASEQA, encoded by the coding sequence GTGAAACGCGTTATCAGTACTGACAAGGCACCTGCAGCCATCGGAGCATACAGTCAGGCAGTAAAGACTGAGGAACTGATTTTCACATCGGGGCAGCTTCCAATAACGGCCGATGGTGAACTGCTCGACGACGCATCCGTAACAGAACAAACCGATCAATGTCTCAAAAACGTTCAAGCGATCTTGGAGGAGGAAGGAAAAGCAATGGAGAACGTCGTCAAAACGACTGTGTTCCTTTCTGACATCGATGACTTCGACGAGTTCAACGAGACGTATAGTGAATTCTTTGCTGACGAACCCCCTGCAAGAAGTGCGATCGAGGTCGGACGCGTTCCCAAGGGGGCTGCGATCGAAATCGAAGCGATAGCTGTGGCCAGTGAGCAAGCCTAG